In Parasteatoda tepidariorum isolate YZ-2023 chromosome 2, CAS_Ptep_4.0, whole genome shotgun sequence, one DNA window encodes the following:
- the LOC139427138 gene encoding adult-specific rigid cuticular protein 15.5-like, translating to MIAQVFLLSALATIALAHLHEAIHHAPKPYKFGYSIKDKHGEQHREESGTGGHVTGSYGFTDDRGIKRQVNYVADHAGFRAQVKTNEPGTANQNPAAVQLISDAPYTGGEGYLGVPAATAGYGLGGLGYGYGGLGAGYGGAYGGYGNLGYAGAYGGYGQGILGGLGYARYGY from the exons ATGATCGCTCag gtATTTCTCTTATCCGCTTTAGCAACCATTGCTCTGGCCCACCTGCATGAA gcaaTTCACCATGCACCCAAACCCTACAAATTCGGATACAGCATCAAGGACAAACATGGAGAACAACACAGAGAGGAATCCGGAACAGGAGGACACGTGACTGGCAGCTACGGGTTCACAGATGATAGAGGCATCAAAAGACAAGTAAACTACGTTGCTGACCATGCTGGATTTCGAGCTCAGGTCAAGACCAACGAACCTGGAACCGCCAATCAAAATCCAGCTGCCGTTCAACTGATTTCCGATGCCCCTTACACCGGTGGTGAAGGATATTTGGGTGTCCCTGCAGCAACAGCTGGATACGGACTTGGTGGTCTAGGTTACGGTTACGGAGGACTTGGTGCAGGATATGGTGGAGCTTATGGTGGATATGGAAATCTTGGATATGCCGGAGCTTATGGAGGTTATGGACAGGGAATCTTGGGAGGCTTAGGCTATGCCAGATATGgatattaa